gtgagtgccttcgcaccataaatccatgaatgccctgacgtttttaagtcttatagcttgtgtatagtagtaatataatttccagtgatattttccattttatcaatagtgagagatgccttttgatcttgagaaatttttaggtgcacccagggagcacctaaatacactacaggaagctaaaaaggaccagcttcgccaaatagctgtaagggctagaatatctgtaggtcatgctgtggtgaaagctgaactattgggaaagatattagatttcctgataaatagtggtaacataactgaagaagaggctattcccttaaggcctttaacacttgaacgaggtgctgctcgtactgttactataactgaagacccagagatagtgaaattgaaactccaacttgaactgcagcagttaacactagaagctgaacaaaaaaggcttgaagctgcaaatgccgcagtagaaactgagcaaagaagacttgaaatagaacgtaaagaaaaagttctgttggaaaaggaactatcagccataagaatagaggaaaggttggcagaaaaacagctacccgatgcttttgaccttagtaaagcacgcaaactcctgcctgtcttcgatgaaaaagatcctgatgtttttttcattacttttgaaaacactgcaacgtctctcaactggcctagagaccaatatgttctcttaatcagaaactccttcaaaggaaaagctgcatatgtggcagcacaacttgtccaagaaagggattatgaaatctttaaaactgccatattagatgcttatagtgttacagcagaagggtatagacaagtcttcagacaaactttgaagaaccaagctcaaacctatctagagtttttcacattgaagttgaagcagtttaataaatggatagataaggaacaaataactactttagaacaattaaagaatttaatagttttagaagaattcctgaggcgtattccagctaatgtggcaatgtttattagagaaaaacaagaaaaagatggcaaaagggctgccctattagctgatgattaccatctcattcataaacttaaaccacattcgtcctcaccttcatcttccccacaggtttgtactttttgtaagaaagaaggtcatcatattaaagactgtcctagtcccaaatgcaaagcatctcatggtaaggcttctcctaatgctttttcacaaggacccaaatcagggaatactgcaaataaaacaactcttcactgtgctcaacctctatcagactttacagcatttacatatcctggtaaagtaaatgatattcccgtgcaaattttgagagatacagggtcatctcaaactatcattagctcaaagttaaaagatttagctaaaccaacagatcagtatgtaactgtgtcagatttgacttgtcaaaaggttttacctattgtacagatttctcttgattgtccttattttaaaggttcaactaatgtcgccttgttggattctgacctgccttgcaagaacatagacatgatacttggtaatgacttggctcaatctaacggtactcctagtcttatcattacgcagcctgaagtagtgatcgaaaagGCTTGCAAAGAGCtttctccggtggtagagcttccctgccaagtagtcaccaggtctacaacctcaacttctagcgacactgaacacacaggtaaggtggatcaaagtaccttaggtgaaaaagtccttgctgatcttgttgatattccctcagatgaatttgtagagtatcaaaggtctgatgatagtttgaaagaatactttgataaagtaaaagatgacgttgatgaaagtaagttaccatatttttatcttgataataacatccttatgagacgttatagacctttgaagattgcaggacaaaattcctggcatgatagttaccagcttgtagttccttctaatcttcgtgcagccttattggatcttgctcattcagcagagtctcatctaggcatttccaaaacctataagcgtttgctggacgattactactggcctggtatgaaagctgatgtaaagcaccacatagaatcttgccatccctgccaggtaactggtaaaccaaatcagaaaatacctccagcaccattagttcctattacagtacctaattctccttttgaaaaggtaattgtagattgtgttggtccacttcccaaaactaagaaacaaaatgagtacattttaaccttgttgtgtccaactactagatttcctttagccgtacctataaaaaacatatctgctagaacaataattgttaatcttcttaaaatattcaccatttttggttttccaaaagagcttcagtgtgatcaggggacaaacttcactagtgatttgtttaagcaaactttaaagcagttaaacatctctcatatttttgcttcagcttatcaccctcagactaatggagccctcgaacgagtacaccagaccattaaaaacctcctgcgcaagtacatttgtgaaactggacgagactgggatgaagacctggatctgcttatgtatgtacttaggagtacacctaatgaatcgactggaatttctcccttcgagatgatgtttggccgcagacctaggacaaaccttagtatggtaaaagaaaacatcctaagaggtacttacaaagaccagcaagtaagtattccgcaatacctccaaagtcttaaggttaaatttgaccatgtttatgaatttgccaatctgaatttaactaacagtcagattcgaatgaaaaaccattacgataaaaaggccaaaattagaacttgtaaagtaggagatgatgtacttgtatatcgaccagttccaggagctccattgagagaaaaatttatgggtccgtataaaatcactaaaagggtctctaaaacaacttatgcaattgaaactccagataaaaggaagcctagccagttagtgcacattaatcttataaaaccataccaatctgcaaagatttctccacaggcagttcacctgataagtagagagactgatcactccactcacaactcgaggataactactcccatcgagacttctcctacccctAAAAAcatagtacccgaggcagttgataatgataaacttttagctcctcttgagccagacgaagaagaaactttggctcataatcatattttgtcatggaaagatgctagtaattcacagattctttctttgctttcacagtatcttggtcatcttcctagggtggaaagggaagaattagaggctgttctgaagtcttatcctgcaatatgttcagacactcctggttgctgtaccttggtgcaacatgatattgtgctagaaccaaacgccaatcccgttcgtcaacctttttatcgggtgtcccatcgtttattaccagccttgaaggctgaggttgagtatttactaaaactagatttggctgcaccaagtaagtctccctgggcatcgccttgtattttagttaaaaagcctaacaattcctatcgtatgtgtacagattatagaagggttaattctgtaacggtcaaggatgcttatccattacctagaattgcggatattattgactctgtgagtaattctaaataccttacccagattgatctcttaaagggttattatcaaattaaattaacagataggacaagagagatatcagcctttataacaccttttggtctctttgaatacagagttttgccatttgggatgactaatgctccagctacattccaaaggatggtccatgaagttacacgtggtttggagggtgtgtatgtctatttggatgacatcgtaattgctagtatctcctgggacgaacatctcaagatcttaagagaactcttcaaaagactcctggaagctaacctagttattaatttagccaagagttcatttggtaaggcaaaagttacatacctaggacatgtcattggcagtggctccatattacccaaggatactaatgtaaaggctataacttcattccccactcctagtgataaaaaagaactcaaaactttcttaggtatggtgtcatattattcaaagttttgtcctaatttttccatcataacttctcctctacatgtattgacatccagcaaagtaaggtttcactggacacaggatcacgataaggccttccggcagctaaagttattcatgacttcatctcctttgttgcaagcgcctaatcttactaaacctttttttatacaggtcgatgcttgtaatactggatttggtggtgtcctactgcaagaaatcaatgggaccagtacttttcctcctttgttggaacatctgctgccagtatcttattactcaggagcgttcaaaggcgctcaactaggatggcctaccatcgagaaagaattatatagtcttgttgcaactgtccttcattttcgtccatatctggaaggagctgcacgtgtcgtcatttacacagaccacaaaccccttaccttcctcgaaagggcaaagcttaacaacaagaaacttcttcgatggtcatacatcttgtcgtcttacaacattgagatccacagcattcgaggatcaaacaacaccatcgccgacgcattatcacgtcttggacagaaaaccacaattcactaaatttgtcaataagattgtcataatttcattcctaacaggggggaactataataaccctcctatcattatttagcatttctaattacacctattattgtgtataactttaacgccatctattgattgctgatcgtagcggacagcatgaatgaaattaccttttgttatttttacgtatgtaatccttggaaatgtttacttccaagctctttcaagttaatacttttgagttcgttatccggtggctaattcttcacttgcttatagtgtttattaagtggttatttgttattattttgttatatatttatagtgatttaaaataagtaaattctgtttaattttaactttaatttgatcattctcctaatatatctactatacctacatgaagtgttgccctcattactgagaatttatgaatgaatagtcaagtggaaagcagaagttgtgacaatatatatatatatatatatatatacatgtatatatatatatatatatgtgtgtgtgtgtatgtatatatatacatatatatgtgtgtatatatatgaacatatatatatatatatatatatatatatatatatatatatatatatatatatatatatatactgtatatattccttgAATGCGATAACGTTAGTTATGTcattgtgtttcctacaggaatcctcttagTATTTCCTCAGCTTCAAGTTTTGATACGTAAGCCTTTGGTGGTTGGCTTAAAtgcttagcttaattgcctggcctgataatacttGGCTTAAATGCTTGGCCTAATTAATCAGCGTTAATTACCCCAATTTAAAGAAGCAAacgaaatatgaagattcctatgGGAAACACATTGACGTCACTAAGACTATCGCCTTCAGTGAAAATAACTGTCCCCCAAAAGCATATGGGGTTATGTTAAAGATGTCGTGTATCGAACACAGATACGGGATATCACCGATCTCCAGCAAATAAACATGGATGTCATTATCCTCATTTACACGTTGATCTGTTCATTtgcttttctaatatttttttttctaaattgctaaGAGACTTTATagacatgcgcatatatatacatatatatatatatatatatatatatatatatatatatatatatatatatatatatatatatatatgtacatggtgaaataaaattgttttataatattacTCATGTCTTTCTTGATATATTCAATACAACTCATTCTCTtgatcagtaaaaaaataaaaatcatttaaaaaaagaatttagtAATGGCTAGAGACATATTACGTACGGTAGAGTGGAGAACATCGGTTGTATGGGCCCTGGTCTAGATACTCACTCCGTCGACGGGACTGTGCTCACTTTAGACAGCGTCTCTCCTGTTATATCTTTTGAAAGATTCAATTTTGTTTGTTGGAGATTTGTGTTCCATTTAAATctgtaaaaactttagaaaattgtATTCTATTGGGTTTTGAATCCCGTTGTTACTCTGGTATCAGTAGTTGCTGTAtggttcttttttcatttttttgtcttGACTGTTCTACCCCTCCACTTGTATGTCCTCTTTTGAATTaccctatttcatttcctcattgggctattttctctgtaggagccattgggcttatagcatcctgcttttccaactagggctatagcttagcaagcaacatcaacaacaacaataataataataataataataataataataataataataataataaacctctctGCACTTCAGATAATCTCTTATTTTCATCATCACTGAACCTTTTATTATTTAATCCCGCTAAAAACCTTTAATGTTCCCTCTCCTTATTCTCATATACCCACAAGCCCTCTTTGCTACTCTTTtgactacagtacagtactttgaGGAATTTACAAAAATCTTCGCGTGGTCGAGCGTTTTAAATCCATGTCGTAAACAATGcccataattttatcaatattctggTAAAATATTCCTCGAGAACAAGCATAGTCTCATGTTCTCGAAACCCACGATGATAGAGATTAATACTCtcgaatattatttttgttttgttttttcccttGACCATATTGCCATAACTGGCGTTGTTTTTGTCCCTCGTCCCCAGAGTCGTCTTGACATTACAAGAACTTCCAGTCCCCCAGCCCAACACCTTCCAGCTAACCAAGACAGAATTAGTGTgtccttttattttctattaagaCACATTGCCCTTTTAAATCTGTTCTACCAAATGTTCAAAATATTCATCTTTATCTATCGCTCTATTTCTTCTTTTCACCCTAACatcgatgaaataaaaaaaaaaatgactatttaTTTTCTGTTTGGCTTTTGCATATTACTGCTGTTAATTCCAcatagtttaaggtttaaaggccactcatgaatggcagtgtttaagggacagtgacaatgtcatagagactgaccatatatatttatgtgtgtttgtgtgtgtgtgatgagccccaagctagaccagggagggttcaggcaatgactgctgatgactcaataagtagacccataggctcccccaactcccaccatccttagatcacaacgatggtgaggttgcagacgccacaagaaactatcaaacttggcCGGGACACGAATTCCAGTCCGTCAGACCCTCAGACAGAAAGTGAAATAAACTCTGGATTTTGGCTTTGTAAAAGttactattttcaaaaatatttatgaagATTCTTTATActtgaaaccactgatttttatttttttatcgtatAAACCCGTAACCTGAGAATAACAAGGCGTCAGAGAAAATTAGTGCACTGTTTGTGAACGAGTTGCATTGTTGTTAATGAGGCTCCCGTGCGTATTTGCAgtggtttcatcctcaaaggaatatGTGGGGCGTTCTAACTCGTCAAGATTAACTTGCTAAATTGGTCACCGGGTATCCTGTCGGTTTCAGGATTCAATACAACCCATTTCTCTGACACGGAAGGCGGTTGGATTTTTCCTGGAATGGCGAGCGGTGGCCGTTGGAATATTGGAATCCAATTTGAGGAATTTGTTTTAGTGAAAAGATGATGTTCAGATTATGTCATGTCGCCTAATCCGCTTTGTTTACTGTTTCATGGAGTTTTGTTTAAGGATTAACAAGTATTCTAATTTCCAAACAGTGGATATATCCATGTATTCTCGCTTGAAAAATTTTATCCAGTTTATTTTATTAACCTGTTCTgatgacgcatatatatatatatatatatatatatatatatatatacacacatacacacacagagtttGATGAAAGACTCAAAAAAAGTTTTGTATAGCAATGCAGGTTAAGCATagctaaaaaaaattaatgatgttTCGATAATAgaataaatatgtatttaatatgtatcaaatatgtaattatgtatcaaaataaatatgtatttactcAGTTTTGTGTAGTTTATGGTATATACATGAAtagtatatgtgtttacatatatatacatacatatgcacttttatatatatatatatatatatatatatatatatatatatatatatatatatatatatatatatatatatatattgtgatggctggctttgaccaccactcaaaacactacacttatcaaatagtattcaccatcatacagtactaagtccactaaaggtggaatagtaaccaaacatcaatacgagtgcaaagtcaactcaaggggacaaagaaaataccacaaaaatttcattaattttaatacataataactagacagaaataacaactgaaccacaataatacattagtaaatgatacacactcaatcttagctcactgtaaaagaaaacaattacacaattacagaaaggtcatcaacacatgcatactaaatggagagagggtccagaaaggagaaggccaacgaaaagtgagaacatcctaacaaatacaaactaaatatccctatcagattgacgatggctggtttgattgaaaggctttcacaagctccactaatgacgtcagctgactatcacaggtcgtgatcacgatacttaagcaggtataaatattattaccttgggacagagaggtccccttggcttttactgaaccaagggcagtacacaaaatgcaagacgatatgggtccttgctgcagagaaaggatatccaaaaagctaaatagcttcacactgtagctctgcaatggtgaggagtaaatatagttcccacagcaatcgtcgcgcccttcaaagttggaggctcagaaacacactaaggaaccatcctcaaaaaaagcccctccaaaactccgttcacgcaggagcgcagccacgtaacccacaccacttgaaaatataaaacagccgttagtccattataaccactaacataaccaccagtgaaaagacaaactattaaagaaggaaaacaacaagtctacagtatatttaaccttatacatctaaaaaaacttaaataatttagaaatatatagcaataatgttacacctcctcacccaaccaataaaaaaaaaaattcccaattttttttttttttaaagtgatttgaattacaacatacaggttatcacataatgaaatgttaaaccaacactcaaaaatttgaaatattaaaccaacactcaaaaatgattattaaacaaactgcaaaaacatgacaaacaaaaggaaagagggaggcaagtaccaaggtttgcagctcataaggatagcaatatataaccaatactaaaaaaaatcttaaacctaaattaatcacaagtaaactttccaaaccagaaaaccaaaacatcaccattcgttaaataggtacccaacctaaaaaattcacatcactcataccgttaataaacttaattaagagtcattgctctaacaaccggattctgtatatatagtccaaaagctataaccttttccacactcaatacactgttcattttcagggatacacatcactcactatcaataaatgttgatcacaaaaaccactgtctatttcagtgttatatatcacacttatcaccatagtgtccaatacatacacacacaccgaacgacacagagaagaccaccacaagactcccctgcgcaaacaaacaaacaaactcgatgaagcgtaattattagcctgaaaatacagaatactagattagtgcctatctcttttcttagcttattataaaccttatcgtacctgacacctctaaaccttagtagattaaccttaactcagtctagggtaccactcatacaccagtctgtagcgcctaaaaaatggctgtgttgtgctacagacccgtgagcccgtgacccatctaattaatcaatcattagaaagtaccagtgatcaccctcaccttttaaccttaaagatcccatataatatacccaaaacattatagtcttctgtaaacaaaccatgattaataaatcttaaatatacatttacttctactcactacgtgcccacttcaacagcacacacaccataattagaacgatacatatactacctttaataactgcatagccctctatcaataatctaatattcaacgctgcgagagagaaaatcggcaacaatattatcttttcctgggatgtgggaaaattctaaattccattcttgcagcatgagactccacctcatcaatcgttgatttttattcttgtatctgctgatgaaggtcaggggattatgatccgtcaagaccttaataggtgtatctgaggaggagagataaacctgaaaatgattaatagcgaatattaacgcaagagtctctttctccacagttgaatacctacgttgggcggaggacaatttttttgaaaagaatgcgacaggatgagaaattccctgctcgtcattctgcaacaacaccgctcctacaccaacgtcacttgcatccgtggcaagagaaaaaggaaggtcaaaatcaggagctctcaagacagggaaattaattaaaactctttttaaattatcaaaagccctttgcgtttcatccgtccagacaaatgctaccttctttctcaagagatttgttaacggatcggctatatccgaaaaattcctaacaaaccttcggtagtacccactcaaatctaggaatcttctgacatccctcctacatttagggactaccatgttttcaatactttcgatattggcctgcttaggagcaactttaccattaccaacctcatgacccaaatataccactttcgcctttgcgaaatcgcttttctttaaattaattac
This genomic stretch from Palaemon carinicauda isolate YSFRI2023 chromosome 12, ASM3689809v2, whole genome shotgun sequence harbors:
- the LOC137651238 gene encoding uncharacterized protein; translation: MPFDLEKFLGAPREHLNTLQEAKKDQLRQIAVRARISVGHAVVKAELLGKILDFLINSGNITEEEAIPLRPLTLERGAARTVTITEDPEIVKLKLQLELQQLTLEAEQKRLEAANAAVETEQRRLEIERKEKVLLEKELSAIRIEERLAEKQLPDAFDLSKARKLLPVFDEKDPDVFFITFENTATSLNWPRDQYVLLIRNSFKGKAAYVAAQLVQERDYEIFKTAILDAYSVTAEGYRQVFRQTLKNQAQTYLEFFTLKLKQFNKWIDKEQITTLEQLKNLIVLEEFLRRIPANVAMFIREKQEKDGKRAALLADDYHLIHKLKPHSSSPSSSPQVCTFCKKEGHHIKDCPSPKCKASHGKASPNAFSQGPKSGNTANKTTLHCAQPLSDFTAFTYPGKVNDIPVQILRDTGSSQTIISSKLKDLAKPTDQYVTVSDLTCQKVLPIVQISLDCPYFKGSTNVALLDSDLPCKNIDMILGNDLAQSNGTPSLIITQPEVVIEKACKELSPVVELPCQVVTRSTTSTSSDTEHTAYHPQTNGALERVHQTIKNLLRKYICETGRDWDEDLDLLMYVLRSTPNESTGISPFEMMFGRRPRTNLSMVKENILRGTYKDQQVSIPQYLQSLKVKFDHVYEFANLNLTNSQIRMKNHYDKKAKIRTCKVGDDVLVYRPVPGAPLREKFMGPYKITKRVSKTTYAIETPDKRKPSQLVHINLIKPYQSAKISPQAVHLISRETDHSTHNSRITTPIETSPTPKNIVPEAVDNDKLLAPLEPDEEETLAHNHILSWKDASNSQILSLLSQYLGHLPRVEREELEAVLKSYPAICSDTPGCCTLVQHDIVLEPNANPVRQPFYRVSHRLLPALKAEVEYLLKLDLAAPSKSPWASPCILVKKPNNSYRMCTDYRRVNSVTVKDAYPLPRIADIIDSVSNSKYLTQIDLLKGYYQIKLTDRTREISAFITPFGLFEYRVLPFGMTNAPATFQRMVHEVTRGLEGVYVYLDDIVIASISWDEHLKILRELFKRLLEANLVINLAKSSFGKAKVTYLGHVIGSGSILPKDTNVKAITSFPTPSDKKELKTFLGMVSYYSKFCPNFSIITSPLHVLTSSKVRFHWTQDHDKAFRQLKLFMTSSPLLQAPNLTKPFFIQVDACNTGFGGVLLQEINGTSTFPPLLEHLLPVSYYSGAFKGAQLGWPTIEKELYSLVATVLHFRPYLEGAARVVIYTDHKPLTFLERAKLNNKKLLRWSYILSSYNIEIHSIRGSNNTIADALSRLGQKTTIH